A region from the Paraburkholderia youngii genome encodes:
- a CDS encoding DUF2955 domain-containing protein, which produces MQLVIQRLGYRAIRVALGTATAVAVSFGLDFPIPVVAPVFTVFLLATQNRPLSLKAGVILSLVVASTTGSGLLLVPLLRHYALAGVMIVGLMLFFAFRYGLRGGNNLVATFLVAGLTMISAAGTADFELALTVVGALAKGLLLAVLVSTLAHSLFPERTDAREQPGAAAMAQDKAAYIALRAALVVMPAYLLAMTDPANYMPIIMKSVSLGRQTCTTSARGAARDLIGSTLLGGLLAIAFWFALRLFVHLWMFFLWMLLFGLLVGRKLYGLQPTRCSPGFWLNSLVTMIILLGQSVQDSVAGKDVYTAFAVRMGLFLAVTVYACLMLLLFEQHRRVE; this is translated from the coding sequence ATGCAGCTCGTGATCCAGCGCCTCGGTTATCGCGCGATACGTGTTGCTCTCGGAACGGCCACCGCTGTTGCGGTCAGCTTCGGACTCGATTTTCCGATCCCGGTCGTCGCGCCGGTATTTACGGTTTTTTTGCTGGCCACGCAGAATCGTCCGCTGTCGTTGAAGGCCGGCGTGATTCTGTCGCTGGTCGTCGCATCGACCACCGGCAGCGGCTTGCTGCTGGTTCCGTTGCTGCGTCATTACGCGCTGGCCGGCGTGATGATCGTCGGCCTGATGTTGTTCTTCGCGTTTCGTTATGGGCTGCGCGGCGGCAACAATCTCGTCGCCACTTTTCTGGTCGCGGGACTGACGATGATTTCCGCCGCGGGCACGGCCGACTTCGAGCTGGCCTTGACAGTAGTCGGCGCACTGGCGAAGGGGCTGCTGCTGGCCGTGCTGGTGTCGACGCTTGCGCACAGCCTGTTTCCCGAGCGGACGGACGCACGAGAACAGCCCGGCGCGGCAGCGATGGCGCAAGACAAGGCGGCCTATATCGCGCTGCGAGCCGCGCTCGTCGTGATGCCGGCTTATCTGCTCGCGATGACCGATCCGGCGAATTACATGCCGATCATCATGAAGTCCGTGAGCCTCGGCAGACAAACCTGCACGACCTCGGCTCGCGGCGCCGCGCGCGATCTGATCGGCTCGACGCTGCTCGGCGGTCTGCTCGCGATCGCCTTCTGGTTTGCGCTGAGGCTGTTCGTGCATCTGTGGATGTTCTTTCTGTGGATGCTGCTGTTCGGCCTGCTGGTGGGACGCAAACTGTACGGCCTGCAACCGACGCGTTGTTCGCCGGGCTTCTGGCTGAACAGTCTCGTGACGATGATCATTCTGCTCGGGCAATCGGTGCAGGACAGCGTGGCGGGCAAGGACGTCTACACCGCGTTTGCCGTGCGAATGGGGCTCTTTCTGGCCGTCACGGTCTACGCATGTTTGATGCTTCTGCTTTTCGAGCAACACCGCCGGGTGGAGTGA
- a CDS encoding HlyD family secretion protein — MSDTQDTREPPTAAAPKSSTPAADPSGRAVKVVVCLIVLSLIWYLLADRFTPYTQQARIQAYVVPVAAEVSGRVTRVFVHNNQDVNAGDVLFEVDSEPYRIAADRARADLESTRRQVGAGTAGIESALAALRAAVANEVKARQDSDRLERLYREDEGTVSLRRLEVARATHAQALSQVDGARAEVERAREQQGGHEAENAQLRSAASALEKAELDLANARIRARSSGVVTDLRTEVGQFAAAGNPVMTLIAIRDVWVSADMTENNLGHLKPGTRVEIALDVLPGEVFDGRVRSVGYGVSVGQPTPAGSLPTVQNSRDWLRPAQRFPVIVEFDDSERARLRDLRVGGQAEVMAFPTQGNPLNPLGHAFIRLMSWLSYVY, encoded by the coding sequence ATGAGCGATACCCAGGATACCCGCGAGCCTCCAACCGCCGCCGCGCCGAAGTCGTCGACGCCCGCCGCCGACCCTTCGGGCAGGGCGGTCAAAGTGGTGGTCTGCCTGATCGTACTGAGCCTGATCTGGTATCTGCTCGCCGACCGTTTCACGCCGTATACGCAGCAGGCGCGCATTCAGGCCTATGTCGTGCCCGTTGCCGCCGAGGTGTCGGGACGCGTGACCCGGGTGTTCGTCCACAACAACCAGGATGTCAACGCCGGGGACGTGCTGTTCGAAGTCGACAGCGAGCCATACCGCATTGCCGCTGACCGCGCGCGCGCCGATCTGGAGTCCACGCGCCGTCAGGTCGGTGCCGGCACGGCCGGCATCGAGTCGGCTCTCGCGGCGTTGCGGGCCGCCGTCGCGAACGAGGTCAAGGCGCGCCAGGACAGCGACCGACTCGAGCGGCTCTATCGCGAAGACGAGGGCACCGTGTCGCTGCGACGTCTCGAGGTCGCGCGGGCGACGCATGCACAGGCGCTAAGCCAGGTCGACGGAGCGCGTGCCGAAGTCGAGCGCGCGCGGGAGCAACAGGGCGGACACGAGGCGGAAAACGCGCAGTTGCGCAGCGCCGCCAGCGCATTGGAGAAGGCCGAACTCGATCTCGCCAACGCGCGGATCAGGGCGCGTTCGAGCGGCGTCGTAACCGATCTGCGCACGGAAGTCGGTCAGTTCGCGGCGGCGGGCAATCCGGTGATGACGCTGATCGCGATCCGCGACGTGTGGGTTAGCGCCGACATGACGGAGAACAATCTGGGCCATCTGAAACCCGGCACGCGCGTCGAGATCGCATTGGACGTGCTGCCCGGTGAAGTATTCGACGGGCGGGTCCGCAGTGTCGGCTATGGCGTGAGCGTGGGACAGCCCACGCCGGCCGGCAGCCTGCCCACCGTGCAGAATAGCCGCGACTGGCTGCGTCCCGCGCAACGTTTTCCGGTGATCGTCGAATTCGACGACAGCGAGCGCGCCCGTCTGCGTGATCTGCGGGTGGGCGGGCAGGCCGAAGTGATGGCGTTTCCGACCCAGGGCAATCCGCTCAATCCGCTGGGACACGCGTTCATCCGGCTGATGAGCTGGCTTTCCTATGTCTATTGA
- a CDS encoding efflux transporter outer membrane subunit: MSPFTRPYGIAALFGALGLSGCMRVGPDFRPQHEAWSEHWSSASITQVTQQSAQPDVRQWWLIFGDQNLERLIAEADANNGDLKIAGLRVLEARAQLGIALAGRYPQVQQASAEVLASARKRSGGSNPRSGAFVQYGAGFAIGWELDFWGRFSRAIESADAAFFAAQANRDDALVLLHAQVADTYFTLRVAQARLRIARENAQLQKRSYDIAQKLFKAGESDELDFQQAKTQYLGTLSSIPDLESQIVLARHALSVLIGRAPGPLPELDVQAGKEGVVPLVDHAVLQDVPADLLLRRPDVRAAEYQMASQSALIGVAKADLYPSVSLLGTLTWSASSLAGAPSTLLFAAGPSVTWNVFDYGRITNNVRVQDARLQELTVAYQNTVREAAREADDAATALIAALQRDTILNDAQGAARRSLTLANTIYREGYSDFQRVLDAQRALFAQQDAYVVNRSNALGSVIALYKALGGGWETEQPLVDAATRAQMRQRTDWGDLLDETAPASGTPGQAEGASR; this comes from the coding sequence GTGTCACCGTTCACGCGTCCGTACGGGATCGCAGCGCTCTTTGGGGCGCTCGGCCTGAGCGGATGCATGCGGGTGGGTCCGGACTTCAGGCCGCAGCACGAAGCGTGGAGCGAGCACTGGAGCAGTGCGTCGATCACGCAGGTCACGCAGCAAAGCGCACAGCCGGACGTGCGCCAATGGTGGCTGATTTTCGGCGACCAGAATCTCGAACGTCTGATCGCGGAAGCCGACGCGAACAACGGCGACCTGAAGATCGCCGGACTGCGCGTTCTCGAGGCGCGCGCACAGCTCGGCATCGCGCTCGCGGGACGCTATCCGCAGGTGCAGCAGGCAAGTGCCGAGGTACTCGCGTCGGCGCGCAAGCGCTCCGGGGGCTCCAATCCGCGCTCGGGTGCGTTCGTGCAGTACGGCGCGGGTTTCGCCATCGGCTGGGAGCTGGATTTCTGGGGGCGTTTCAGCCGCGCGATCGAATCGGCCGACGCCGCGTTCTTCGCCGCGCAAGCGAACCGCGACGATGCGCTGGTTCTGTTGCACGCTCAGGTCGCGGATACCTATTTCACGCTGCGGGTCGCACAGGCGCGGCTACGGATCGCGCGCGAGAACGCCCAATTGCAGAAACGCAGCTATGACATCGCGCAAAAGCTCTTCAAGGCCGGCGAATCCGATGAGCTCGACTTCCAGCAGGCGAAGACGCAGTACCTGGGGACACTGAGCAGCATTCCCGACCTCGAAAGCCAGATCGTGCTGGCGCGTCATGCGCTGTCGGTGCTGATCGGGCGAGCGCCTGGGCCGCTGCCGGAACTCGACGTGCAGGCGGGCAAGGAAGGCGTGGTGCCGCTAGTCGATCATGCGGTGCTGCAAGACGTGCCGGCCGATCTGCTGTTGCGCCGCCCCGACGTTCGCGCGGCCGAGTATCAGATGGCTTCGCAGTCGGCGCTGATCGGCGTCGCCAAAGCGGATCTGTACCCGTCCGTATCGTTGCTCGGCACGCTGACGTGGAGCGCCAGTTCGCTCGCGGGCGCACCGAGCACACTGCTCTTTGCCGCGGGCCCGAGCGTCACGTGGAACGTGTTCGATTACGGCAGGATCACGAACAACGTGCGCGTCCAGGACGCGCGGCTGCAAGAGTTGACGGTCGCTTATCAGAACACGGTGCGCGAGGCGGCGCGCGAGGCCGACGATGCCGCGACCGCGCTGATCGCCGCGTTGCAGCGCGACACCATTCTGAATGACGCGCAAGGCGCGGCGCGGCGCTCGCTGACGCTCGCCAATACGATCTATCGGGAAGGGTATTCGGACTTCCAGCGGGTGCTCGATGCGCAGCGCGCGCTGTTTGCGCAGCAGGACGCGTACGTGGTCAATCGCAGCAATGCGCTCGGCAGTGTGATCGCGCTTTACAAGGCGCTCGGAGGCGGTTGGGAGACCGAACAGCCGCTCGTCGATGCGGCGACGCGCGCGCAGATGCGGCAACGCACGGATTGGGGCGACCTGCTCGACGAAACGGCGCCGGCTTCCGGTACGCCGGGGCAGGCCGAAGGGGCGTCACGATGA
- a CDS encoding AI-2E family transporter produces the protein MLLTPLSQRTPAREMLDVLIRAGLIAILAVFCFRIFAPFLNLMAWSVILAITLYPLQVRLRHALGGKDGLIATLIILVAFAVILVPTYALGLAVADSIEKSIAIAKSGSFQIPPPAESVENWPLVGQRVYDFWQQASTDLTGLAQRFAPQLKEAGLAVLATVTGLGAGLVIFFVALIIAGILMAHGEKGYHSAVQIASRISGPENGVQIADLCTATIRAVAQGVVGIAFIQMLLIGIGFVVKGIPGAGLLALAVLLLGIMQLPATLITIPVIAFVIVTDGVSTANIIFAVYVFVAGLADNVLKPLMLGRGVAVPMPVVLIGALGGMVTGGVIGLFVGPVMLAVGYQLFWRWVRDQPQPTQTTQIHEQKQT, from the coding sequence ATGCTGCTCACACCGCTTTCACAACGCACGCCTGCGAGAGAGATGCTCGATGTGCTGATCCGCGCCGGACTCATTGCGATCCTGGCCGTGTTCTGCTTTCGGATCTTCGCGCCGTTTCTTAACCTGATGGCCTGGTCGGTGATTCTGGCGATCACGCTGTATCCGCTGCAGGTCCGTCTGCGCCATGCGCTCGGCGGCAAGGATGGTCTGATCGCCACGCTGATCATCCTCGTCGCGTTTGCCGTGATTCTGGTGCCCACGTATGCGTTGGGTCTCGCGGTCGCCGATTCGATCGAGAAATCGATAGCCATTGCGAAGAGCGGTAGCTTCCAGATTCCGCCTCCGGCCGAGTCGGTGGAGAATTGGCCGCTGGTCGGCCAGCGTGTGTACGACTTCTGGCAACAGGCATCGACGGATCTGACCGGCCTTGCACAAAGGTTCGCACCGCAGTTGAAGGAGGCCGGCCTCGCCGTGCTGGCAACGGTGACGGGCCTCGGCGCAGGACTGGTGATATTTTTTGTCGCGCTGATCATCGCGGGAATCCTGATGGCCCACGGTGAGAAGGGCTACCACAGCGCGGTGCAGATCGCCTCGCGCATTTCGGGTCCCGAGAACGGGGTTCAGATCGCCGATCTGTGCACGGCGACGATTCGCGCGGTGGCCCAGGGTGTGGTGGGCATCGCGTTCATCCAGATGCTGCTGATCGGCATCGGTTTCGTCGTGAAGGGGATACCCGGCGCGGGGCTGCTCGCGCTGGCCGTGCTGCTGCTCGGCATCATGCAATTGCCGGCCACGCTGATCACCATTCCGGTGATCGCCTTCGTGATCGTCACGGACGGCGTGAGCACCGCAAACATCATCTTCGCGGTGTATGTGTTCGTCGCGGGCCTCGCCGACAACGTGCTCAAACCCTTGATGCTGGGCCGCGGCGTTGCAGTGCCGATGCCCGTCGTGCTGATCGGAGCGCTCGGCGGCATGGTGACGGGCGGCGTGATCGGGCTATTCGTCGGGCCCGTGATGCTGGCCGTCGGCTATCAGCTGTTCTGGCGCTGGGTCCGTGACCAGCCGCAACCCACGCAAACCACGCAGATCCACGAACAGAAGCAGACCTGA
- a CDS encoding alpha/beta hydrolase family protein: protein MLIVAVLLGLVGAPARAAGVGFQKVDIPHGAEPPLAAGIWYPTDAPATPHALGGATQTVAVDAPIAGDHLPLVVLSHGGGGWYGAHYDTALALARAGFVAAAVSHAGDTFDDQSHVLELWRRPAQLDRLVDYMLDDWPERERLDADRVGAFGFSNGGFTVLVAAGGIPDLSKIAPFCEVHPDHDLCDALRHASVDVHFGAHVPAGVWVHDARIKAVVIAAPSFGFAFGRAGLGRVRAAVQLWSAADDRHQPHPWYDEPVRDDLPRAADYRLVANAGHYDFLPPCDTRLARLRPQLCDSAPGFDRAAFHQRFNAEVVRSFEAMLR from the coding sequence ATGCTTATCGTCGCCGTTCTGCTGGGCTTGGTTGGCGCGCCAGCCCGCGCCGCCGGGGTCGGCTTTCAGAAGGTCGACATACCGCACGGGGCCGAGCCGCCGCTCGCTGCCGGAATCTGGTACCCGACCGACGCGCCGGCCACACCGCACGCGTTGGGCGGCGCTACCCAGACCGTCGCCGTCGACGCTCCGATCGCGGGCGATCACCTGCCGCTGGTGGTGTTGTCGCACGGCGGCGGCGGCTGGTACGGCGCTCATTACGACACGGCTCTCGCGCTGGCTCGCGCGGGCTTCGTCGCGGCGGCGGTCAGTCACGCCGGCGATACCTTCGATGATCAGAGCCACGTGCTGGAACTCTGGCGCCGGCCCGCGCAGCTTGATCGGCTGGTGGACTACATGCTCGACGACTGGCCGGAGCGCGAGCGGCTCGATGCAGACCGCGTCGGCGCATTCGGCTTTTCCAACGGCGGCTTCACCGTGCTCGTGGCCGCGGGCGGCATCCCGGATCTGTCGAAAATCGCCCCGTTTTGCGAAGTCCACCCGGATCATGACCTGTGCGACGCTTTGCGGCATGCGAGCGTCGACGTTCATTTCGGCGCGCATGTTCCGGCCGGTGTCTGGGTCCACGATGCGCGCATCAAAGCCGTTGTTATCGCCGCGCCTTCGTTCGGCTTCGCGTTTGGCCGCGCGGGCTTGGGCCGCGTGCGCGCTGCGGTCCAACTGTGGAGCGCCGCCGACGATCGTCATCAGCCGCATCCGTGGTACGACGAGCCGGTGCGGGACGACCTGCCCCGCGCTGCCGATTACCGTCTGGTGGCTAACGCAGGCCACTATGACTTCCTGCCGCCCTGCGATACGCGTCTTGCGCGGCTGCGCCCGCAGCTCTGCGACAGCGCGCCGGGCTTCGACCGGGCGGCGTTCCATCAACGATTCAATGCCGAGGTAGTACGGTCTTTCGAGGCGATGCTGCGATAG
- a CDS encoding GFA family protein, which produces MKPLLAGRCLCGAVHYSVRDEFVYALNCHCSNCRRATGSAFKPFAGIERDKLRITEGEDSLLIFGDEQASHDVRCKKCGSLMFSVVRNGEYVHVTLGTLTDSPCISPTAHIFVGSKAPWYSITDQLPQHDEFG; this is translated from the coding sequence ATGAAACCATTGCTTGCCGGCCGATGCCTTTGCGGCGCCGTCCATTACTCGGTAAGAGACGAATTCGTCTATGCGTTGAACTGCCACTGTTCGAACTGTCGGCGCGCAACCGGCTCGGCGTTCAAACCCTTCGCGGGGATCGAGCGCGACAAGCTGCGCATCACGGAGGGCGAAGACAGCCTGTTGATCTTCGGTGATGAGCAGGCGTCGCACGATGTGCGCTGCAAAAAATGTGGAAGCCTGATGTTCTCAGTAGTTCGTAACGGTGAATACGTTCACGTCACGCTTGGAACCCTCACGGACTCGCCTTGCATCTCTCCCACTGCCCACATTTTCGTGGGTTCCAAGGCGCCGTGGTATTCGATCACTGATCAACTGCCCCAACACGACGAATTCGGCTAA
- a CDS encoding YybH family protein — protein sequence MNKLDNPILQVLEGYKAAVWAKDVDSFVALYDRDAVVFDMWGTWSYNGIASWRAMADGWFGSLGAERVIVDFSDAHTMVAADLAVVHAFATYKAVDAGGVELRAMDNRLTMTLRQQADGWKIVHQHTSSPIEAGTAQVIFRR from the coding sequence GTGAACAAACTCGACAATCCGATCCTGCAAGTCCTGGAAGGCTACAAAGCCGCGGTATGGGCCAAAGACGTGGACTCGTTCGTCGCGCTCTACGACCGCGATGCGGTGGTGTTCGACATGTGGGGTACATGGTCGTACAACGGTATCGCATCGTGGCGCGCGATGGCGGACGGCTGGTTCGGTTCGCTGGGTGCGGAACGGGTGATCGTGGATTTCAGCGACGCGCACACGATGGTTGCCGCGGACCTTGCCGTCGTTCACGCCTTCGCGACATACAAAGCCGTCGACGCCGGCGGCGTGGAACTGCGTGCGATGGACAATCGCCTGACCATGACGCTGAGGCAGCAGGCCGACGGATGGAAGATCGTCCACCAGCACACTTCTTCTCCGATCGAGGCCGGCACGGCGCAGGTCATTTTCCGGCGCTAG
- a CDS encoding tautomerase family protein, giving the protein MPYLQLDVNDHYSVESKRLLAAKMSETYARMMSVDVRRISVAIRELGPGSVWRIEEESGEPVPVALMMLDIRRGRPPELRMELAKALCSLCIEILGLREDRLNVEFTQHSGDEMYHPALGGYSPEWEPGQR; this is encoded by the coding sequence ATGCCTTATCTGCAACTTGATGTAAACGATCACTACTCTGTCGAGAGTAAAAGACTGCTCGCAGCGAAAATGAGTGAGACGTATGCCCGAATGATGTCGGTCGATGTCAGGCGAATCAGCGTAGCCATACGAGAACTCGGTCCGGGCAGCGTGTGGCGCATTGAGGAGGAGAGCGGGGAGCCAGTGCCTGTCGCGTTGATGATGCTCGATATCAGAAGAGGGCGGCCGCCGGAGTTACGCATGGAGTTGGCCAAAGCACTTTGCTCGCTCTGCATCGAGATTCTGGGCTTGCGCGAAGACCGGCTCAACGTCGAATTCACTCAGCACTCGGGCGATGAGATGTATCACCCGGCGCTCGGAGGTTATAGTCCGGAGTGGGAGCCGGGCCAGCGATGA